A window of Streptomyces sp. NBC_01241 genomic DNA:
GAGTAACGGGGCAACGGGTAACGGGAGGACGAGACGATGGCCGGCGAACAGCAGATGGCAGTGCCCGCACAGGCTCGGGAGCAGCATGCACTCCTTGCCGAGCAGATCGAGGAGCACCGCTTCCGGTATTACGTGAAGGACCAGCCGGTCGTGAGCGACGCCGAGTTCGACCGGCTGATGCGCGAGCTGGAGGCCCTGGAGGAGACGTATCGGCAGCTGCGCACGCCGGATTCGCCGACGCAGAAGGTCGCTGGGCCGTACCAGACGGAATTCACCTCCGTCGAGCACCGCGAGCGGATGCTCTCGCTGGACAATGCCTTCGACGACCTGGAGTTGGCGGCCTGGGGCGAGCGGATCGCCAAGGAGGTCGGCACCTCGGACCACCACTTCCTGTGCGAGCTGAAGGTCGACGGTCTCGCGGTCAACCTCACCTACGAGCACGGCCGGCTGACCCGGGCCGCGACCCGCGGCGACGGCCGCACCGGCGAGGACATCACCCCCAACGTCCGGACGATCTCCGAGATCCCGCACCGGCTGAAGGGGGACCGGATTCCGGCGCTGGTCGAGATCCGCGGCGAGGTCTTCTTCCCGATGGAGGCCTTCGAGGAGCTCAATGCCCGGCTCGTCGAGGCCGACGACAAACCGTTCGCCAACCCGCGTAACGCGGCGGCCGGTTCACTGCGGCAGAAGGACCCGAAGGTCACCGCCACCCGCCCGCTGCACATGGTGGTGCACGGCATCGGCGCCCGCGAGGGCTTCGACATCGACCGCCTCTCGCACGCCTACGAGCTGCTGCACGAATGGGGTCTGCCCACCGCCAGGCACAACAAGGTGGTGGACTCCCTCGACGGGGTACGGGAGTTCATCGCGTACTTCGGCGAGAACCGGCACTCCGTGGAGCACGAGATCGACGGCGTCGTCGTCAAGCTCGACGAGGTGCCGCTCCAGGGCCGGCTGGGCTCCACCTCGCGCGCTCCGCGCTGGGCGATCGCCTGGAAGTACCCGCCGGAGGAGGTCAACACCAAGTTGGTGAACATCCGCGTCGGCGTCGGACGCACCGGCCGGGTCACCCCGTACGCCCAGGTCGAGCCCGTTGAGGTGGCGGGCTCCGAGGTCGAGTTCGCCACCCTGCACAACCAGAACGTGGTGAAGGCGAAGGGCGTCCTCATCGGGGACACGGTGGTGCTCCGCAAGGCGGGCGACGTGATCCCGGAGATTCTCGGCCCGGTCGTCGATCTGCGCGACGGCACCGAGCGGGCGTTCGTGATGCCGACGCACTGCCCCGAGTGCGGTACGGAACTGAAGCCCATGAAGGAGGCCGATGTCGATGTCCGCTGTCCCAACGCGCGTTCCTGTCCCGCGCAGTTGAGGGAGCGGCTCGCTTACCTTGCGGGCCGCAAATGCCTCGACATCGACCACTTCGGCTATGTCGCGGCCGCGGCCCTGACCAAGCCGCTGGAGCCCGCCGAGCCGCCGTTGCGCGACGAGGGCGATCTCTTCGGGCTGACCGTCGAGCAGCTGCTGCCGATCCGGGCGTATGTCCTGGACCCGGACAGCGGACTGCCCAAGCGCGATCCGAAGACCGGTGAGGAGAAGACGGCCTGGGTCTTCGCCAACCAGCAGGGCGAGCCGAAGAAGAACGCCCTCGCCATGCTCGACGCAGTCGCCGCGGCCAAGGAGGCCCCGCTCGCCCGGATCCTGACCGGGCTCTCGATCCGTCACGTGGGCCCGATCGCGGCCCAGGAACTGGCCCGTCAGTTCCGCTCCATCGACCGGATCGACGAGGCGACCGAACAGGAGCTGGCCGAGGCCGACGGGGTCGGTCCCATCATCGCCGCGTCGGTGAAGCAATGGTTCGCCGAGGACTGGCACCGGGAGATCCTGCGCAAGTGGCGGGAGGCCGGGGTCCGGATGGAGGACCAGGGAGCGGGGGAAGAGGTCGGGCCGCGCCCGCTCGAAGGACTCACCGTCGTCGTCACCGGCACGCTGTCCGGCCACACCAGGGATGGCGCGAAAGAGGCGCTGCAGAGCCGGGGGGCCAAGGTGACGGGTTCCGTCTCGAAGAAGACCTCCTTCGTGGTCGTGGGCGACAACCCGGGCTCGAAATACGACAGGGCGATGCAGCTGAAGGTGCCCGTGCTGGACGAGGACGGCTTCACCGTGCTGCTGGAACAGGGTCCGGACGCCGCACGCGAGGCGGCCGTCCCTGTCGGGGAACCAGCGGAATAGGACAAATCTGCTCCGGAATGGACAGACCCCTTTTCGAAGAACGGGCGGAACGGGCGGAAAGGGATAGATCAACAGCTGGAACAGGAAAGAATATTGACCGGGAATCGATGGAACGGGACCGGTCGATGGATGGGCGACGGGTGGGCGACGGGTGAACGGTGAACGGGAAGGCGCAGAAAGGGTGTAGGGGGACGGACGGGGTCAAGAGGTGTTGCCGAGAGGTCGAA
This region includes:
- the ligA gene encoding NAD-dependent DNA ligase LigA, with translation MAGEQQMAVPAQAREQHALLAEQIEEHRFRYYVKDQPVVSDAEFDRLMRELEALEETYRQLRTPDSPTQKVAGPYQTEFTSVEHRERMLSLDNAFDDLELAAWGERIAKEVGTSDHHFLCELKVDGLAVNLTYEHGRLTRAATRGDGRTGEDITPNVRTISEIPHRLKGDRIPALVEIRGEVFFPMEAFEELNARLVEADDKPFANPRNAAAGSLRQKDPKVTATRPLHMVVHGIGAREGFDIDRLSHAYELLHEWGLPTARHNKVVDSLDGVREFIAYFGENRHSVEHEIDGVVVKLDEVPLQGRLGSTSRAPRWAIAWKYPPEEVNTKLVNIRVGVGRTGRVTPYAQVEPVEVAGSEVEFATLHNQNVVKAKGVLIGDTVVLRKAGDVIPEILGPVVDLRDGTERAFVMPTHCPECGTELKPMKEADVDVRCPNARSCPAQLRERLAYLAGRKCLDIDHFGYVAAAALTKPLEPAEPPLRDEGDLFGLTVEQLLPIRAYVLDPDSGLPKRDPKTGEEKTAWVFANQQGEPKKNALAMLDAVAAAKEAPLARILTGLSIRHVGPIAAQELARQFRSIDRIDEATEQELAEADGVGPIIAASVKQWFAEDWHREILRKWREAGVRMEDQGAGEEVGPRPLEGLTVVVTGTLSGHTRDGAKEALQSRGAKVTGSVSKKTSFVVVGDNPGSKYDRAMQLKVPVLDEDGFTVLLEQGPDAAREAAVPVGEPAE